From the genome of Pseudomonas bubulae:
GGCCGAATACCTGCTGCAGAACCCGGACCGCAAGGTGATTGTCGAGGGTTACACCGACAGTGTCGGTTCGGCGGCTTTCAACCAGACCCTGTCCGAGCGCCGTGCCGAGTCGGTGCGTAATGCACTGGTGCGCAAAGGCGTAGACCCTACCCGCATCGTGGCGCAGGGCTATGGCAAAGAATACCCGGTGGCCAGCAACAGCACCGATTCTGGCCGCGCCCAGAACCGCCGCGTTGAAGTGACCATCTCCAACGACAACCAGCCGGTTGCTCCGCGTTCAACCATGAAGTAAGACATGAAAAAGCCCCGCCTGAGTAATCAGGCGGGGCTTTTTTTTGCGCAAATATATCTACAACTGTGGGAGCGGGCTTGCTCGCGATGCAGACAGCGCGGTTCGTCAGGCATACCGAGGCGATTCAATCGCGAGCAAGCCCGCTCCCACAACAGAACGTTACTGCTCCAGCTTCGGCGTTTCCTGGCCCAGGCAACGTACGGCCTGTTTCTTGTTGTTGACCAGCACACCGGTCAGGCCTTTTTGCTCGGTATCGAACAAGACGATGATGCCGTCGATGCACTGCGCCACCTGGTTGGCCGGCGTGAGCGAAACCTTATAGTCCTCCCCCGGGATAGTCTTGAGCATGGTGAAGTCGCTGAGCAGCAAGGCGTCCTCGGGCTTGGCAAAATGCAGGTAACCGTAGTACCACAGGGCGCCCACGGTGCCGATGATGCTGCAGATACCGGTGATGATCAGGGGGATGGCGTTGCGTTCTTCACTCATTGTTGGCTCTCGGATTCAAGTTCGGTGTTCGGTGACGCGGGGTAATTGGCAATTTCGCCCAGGCGCCGCACGCCATTGAAATGTTGCGGGTCATCCAGGTAACGCAGCATTACCTGACGCCAGGTCGGGTCGGCAAACGTCTGAACATGGCCGCCACGGGTCAGTTGCAGCACCTTGGGCGGTGGCGCAGCCTGGTACAGGCGCAGGCCATTGGAAAGCGGCACGATGGGATCATCGAGGCTGTGGAAGATCAGCATCGGCGTGTCGCCCATGTTCGGTATCGCGTAAAGAGCACTGTCGGCATCCGGTACCAGCCAGGACAGCGGCACCTGCAGCGGCCAGGTCAGCCAGGACGTACTCAGGGCAAATTGCCCCACTTCGCGGTAACTGGCCGGCACGCCATCGAGCACCACCGCCTTGACTCGCGCGCGCTGCTGCGGGTGCTCGCTCAGGTAGTGGATGCCCATGGCGCCGCCCAGGCTTTGCCCCAGCACAATCAGCGGCAGGCCCCGGGCTTGCGGCTCATGCTGCAACCAGTCAAAAGCGGCATCGATGTCCTGATACACCGCCGGCAGCCCGGGCTCTCCTTGGGACAGGCCGTAACCGCGATAGTCGAGCATCAGCACTTGATAACCCTGCTCCGGCAACCAGGCAGTGGCGCCGAGATGGTAAGCCAGGTTGCCGCCATTGCCGTGCAGATGCAGCACCGTGCCCTTGAGCGGCACGCCTTTCTTGGCCGGTAGCCACCAACCGTGCAGGCGCGTGCCATCGGCGGCAGTCAGGGTGACATCGCTATAATCCAGGCCAGCGGCCTTCGGGGTAACCGGCTGGCCGGGCTCAGGGTAGAACAACAGGGAACTGCATCCGCTGAGGGTCAACAGCAGGCAGAGTGCAGCCAGGGTTTTCATCAGAACGATTCGCCTGAACGAGTGAGTGTGGGAGCGGGCTTGCTCGCGATGGCATCGACGCGGTTCAACTGAAACACCGCAGCGCCTGTATCGCGAGCAAGCCCGCTCCCACAGGGTTCACAAAATGTTGGAGTAATCCGCTTCGATACGGTCAAGGCTCAAATGGTTGAGGAAGTTGCTGAAGCACATCCAGGCCGAGAGCGCGTTCATGTCGCGGAACTGGTCCGGCAGGTACTTGGGCGCTACCACCAGGCCTTCATCCACCAACTGACGCAGGGTTCGCATGTCCTCCAGGGTGGTCTTGCCACAGAACAGCAGCGGCACTTGTTCCAGCTTGCCTTTACGTACGGCCAGCTGAATGTAGTTGTAAACCATGATGAAGCCCTTGAGGTAGGACAAGTCTTTGGTGAATGGCAGTCCATTTGGCACCGACCCACGGAAAACCCGACTCGCGTTGCCATAACTTTCTGGCATCTCGAAGCCTTGCTCGCGGAAAAACTCGTACACCTGCATGAAATCTGCGCCCTCCTCCACCATATGGATGGCGCGGGTTCGGTTGGTCAGTTTGCGCAGGCGACTGGGGTAGGAGGCAAAGGTGATGATTTCCATCAGGATTGCCAGGCCTTCCTGGGTCACGGTGGAAGAAGGCGGCCCCTTGGACAGGAAGGTGCAGATCGGCTGGTTCAGGCCATTGAGCGTGGTGCCCACATGCACCAGCCCTTCGTGGACTTCGAGGGCGCGCACGTCGCGTTCGTTGAACATCGCATCGGTACGGATCTTGATGTAATCGGCACCCGCCGCCGCATCTGCCACGATACCGTCGGACTCGAACACGCGGATGGTTTCTTCAGCCTCGCCAAACACCTTGTTCAGGCGGCTTTGCAGCAGATTCACGGCATCCTTGGCGGTCAGGATCTTGGCTTCGTCCTTGAGCGCCCCGCGCCCGTCGATGTTGTCCAGGTAATCGGACATCATCAGGCCCAGGTCAGCCAGGGTCGGATCGCCAGCATGAAACGCATCGGAAGCGGCGCCATACAGCTCCTGGGAAATAAGCCCGAAATCCTCGGTGCCACGTGCTTCGAGCATGCGCACCACCATGCGGTATTCCTTGCACATGCGCCGCATGATCTGCCCGACCGGGTTGAATTGCCCCAACTGGCGGGTGATATCCCGCTCGATGTTCTGGAACTCGGACTTCACCGCCGCCGAATCAAAAGCCAGTGGCCGGCCCAGGTAATAGTCGCGATCAACTGCAGGCATGGCCTTGCCTTTGGCCTTTAAAAAGCCCTGGCGGATGCTGTCATCCCACTTCACCGCATCCAGCACGCGGATCGGTGTCTGTGCCAACACGATGCGGTCAGACAAGGTGCGTATCGTGCGCTGGTAGTCGTCCACCGGCAGCTTCCTTCAGTTAACAGCGTTATTTGGCCACACGTTTATAGCGGGCCGCTTCGACAAATACGTCGGAATTGGCCGGGTCATCCAGATAGGCAAAGACTTCAGCCGACGGGCTTTTGATCAGGGTACCCGTCCCTTCAGCGGTTTCCACCGGCTCACCGTTCAACGCGGACTGGCCAATGGCCTGCTTGATCTGATCCAGGTCAAGATCGTAGATCACCAGTTCGCCGTTATCGGTCAGCTCAAATCCGCTGAGGGTATGGTTGCCGCCCAGTTTGGCCGGTATCGCGGCCGAGGCATACCAGCGGCTGCCGTGGCGGGCGACGATAAAGACATAGCGCTCACGGGCCTTGGGTTCGCCCTTGGGGTAAACGACGGCCTGGTAGCGTGTTTTGTCGATGGCACTGATATCGAGATTGCGCGCCTGGCCCCAGGCATCCTTGCTGACCCATTTGCCCAGCAGCTGTTTGGGTGCCGGCTGCGCCTCGATCGGGGCCTGGCTGAAGGTCACGAGACAGCCGTTCAACATCAAAAACGACAATGCCATAAGCATCACGCGCCAAACTTTCATGCCTGCATCCTTCTATAGAGCGGCCAACACCAAGTGCATGTAACGCGTAAGAATAGCCAGACGGTCGTCATCCGCCTCGGGCTGCGCGCCATCAAGTAGGGCCTGATATTCCATCCGACCGATAATCGCCGTCAAGACTTTGGCATCCTGCTGAGGTTGTGTGGAGCCTAGCACTTCGAAGATCTGCCCGGCACCCTGCAGGAAAATCTGCTGATGGGCACGTACCAGCACCGCCAGCCGCGGGTTGATCAATGCGGCCTGATGAAAAGCTTGCTCGGCCATCAACTGGTCGCGGCGGGTGAGCAGTTGGCGCTGAAGGTAATCGGCGGTCATCCGTGCAATATCATCGGCCAGCAGCCCCCGCGCCCGGTGGCTGCCATCGCCCTGGGCCATCATTTCCCGCAACTTGCCTTCGGTGCCCTGCCACAACTTGGCCATAAAGGCCGCACTGCGCTCCACATACTGGGCGAAGGTGTCGTTGATCAGGTCATCGATATCCTTGAAGTAATACGTGGTTGCCGACAACGGCACCCCCGCTTCGGCGGCCACCGCCCGATGGCGCACGCCCCGCACGCCGTCGCGTATGACGATGCGCATGGCAGCATCGAGAATCAACTGGCGGCGCTGCTCGCTGCCATGCCGGCTGGCCTTGCGACCCTGGTATTCGACACTTTGGGCAAGCGCCACCGCAACATTTGCTGCGCCTTGAGGAGGCATCACAGATTCCTTCTGAATTGAGCGGCGTTACCGAAACTGTGGGAGCGAGCCTGCTCGCGAAAGCCACCTTCACGAGCAGGCTCGCTCCCACAAACTCTCCTGATTATTCTGCTGGCTGCATGCCAGGCAATAAAAAGCCGCCTTTAACGGCGGCTTCTTATTCTGCATCGTTACGCTTGCGGGCGCATATGCGGGAACAGGATAACGTCGCGAATCGACGGTGAGTTGGTCAACAACATCACCAGACGGTCGATACCGATACCTTCACCGGCAGTCGGCGGCATGCCGTATTCCAGGGCGCGGACGAAGTCGGCATCGTAGTGCATGGCTTCGTCGTCACCGGCGTCCTTGTCGGCTACCTGTGCCATGAAGCGCTCTGCCTGGTCTTCTGCGTCATTAAGCTCGGAGTAGGCGTTGGCGATTTCACGGCCACCGATGAACAGCTCAAAACGGTCAGTAACGTTCGGGTTCTCGTCGTTGCGACGGGCCAGCGGCGACACTTCGAACGGGTACTGGGTAATGAAGTGCGGTTGCTCCAGCTTGTGCTCGACCAACTCTTCGAAAATCATCACTTGCAGCTTGCCCAGACCTTCGAAGCCCAGCACCTTGGCGCCGGCTTTCTTGGCGATGGCGCGAGCCTTGTCGATGTCGTTGAGGTCGTCAGCGGTCAGCTCGGGGTTGTACTTGAGGATCGAGTCGAATACCGACAGACGCACAAACGGTTCGCCAAAGTGGAACACCTTGTCACCGTACGGTACGTCTGTAGTGCCCAGAACCAGCTGCGCCAGTTCACGGAACAGCTCTTCGGTCAGGTCCATGTTGTCTTCGTAGTCGGCGTAAGCCTGGTAGAACTCCAACATGGTGAATTCAGGGTTGTGACGGGTCGACACGCCTTCGTTACGGAAGTTGCGGTTGATCTCGAACACTTTCTCGAAACCACCCACCACCAGACGCTTGAGGAACAGTTCCGGCGCGATGCGCAGGTACATGTCCATGTCCAGGGCATTGTGGTGGGTTTCAAACGGCTTGGCCGCAGCGCCACCCGGGATGGTTTGCAGCATCGGCGTTTCGACTTCCAGGAAGTCGCGTGCCATCAGGAAGCTGCGAATGTGGGCAATCACTTGCGAACGTACACGGAAGGTGTGACGCACGTCTTCGTTAACGATCAAGTCAACGTAACGCTGGCGATAGCGCTGCTCGGTGTCGGTCAGACCGTGGTGCTTGTCCGGCAGCGGACGCAGGGATTTGGTCAGCAGGCGCACGCTGGTCATTTCAACGTACAGGTCACCTTTGCCGGAGCGGGCCAGGGTGCCTTCAGCGGCAATGATGTCGCCCAGGTCCCAGGTTTTTACTTCGGCCAGGGTTTCTTCCGGCAGGGTCTTGCGGTTGACGTAGACCTGGATGCGACCGGTCATGTCCTGGATCACCATGAACGAGCCACGGTTAAGCATGATGCGACCGGCAACCTTCACCGGAATGGCGGCTTCGGCCAGCTCTTCCTTGGACGCTTGCGCATACTTCTTCTGCAGGTCAGCGCAGAGGCTGTCACGGCGGAAGTCATTCGGGAAGGCATTGCCCTTGGCACGCACGGCAGCAAGCTTTTCCTTGCGCAGGGCGATCAGGGCATTTTCTTCCTGTTGCAGGTCTTGCGGGTCGAGTTGTTGGTCGCTCATGTCTTTAAAAATTCCATCACAGTTCTGTTGCCCCCGCCTTGCGGCAGGGGGAAGCGGGCTTTGGCGCACCCTCTGGGCATCGCACTGGCTTCGCACACGTTTTGTTGCCGACTTACAGCCCTTGTTTCAGGCTGGCTATCAGGTATTCGTCGATATCGCCGTCGAGCACCTTGTCGCAGTCGCTGCGCTCGATATTGGTACGCAAATCCTTGATCCGCGAGGCGTCGAGAACGTACGAGCGGATCTGATGACCCCAGCCGATGTCCGACTTGGTGTCTTCCAGGGCCTGGGAAGCGGCATTGCGCTTCTGGATTTCCTGCTCGTAAAGACGCGCCCGCAGCATTTTCATCGCGGTGTCTTTGTTCGCATGCTGGGAACGTTCGTTCTGGCAGCTCACCACGGTATTGGTCGGCACGTGAGTGATACGTACGGCCGAGTCAGTGGTGTTTACGTGCTGACCACCCGCTCCGGAGGAGCGATAGGTATCGATCCGCAGGTCAGAGGGGTTGATGTCGATTTCGATGTTGTCATCGATTTCCGGCGAAACGAATACAGCCGAAAACGAGGTATGACGACGGTTGCCCGAATCGTACGGGCTTTTGCGTACCAGACGATGGACGCCAATCTCGGTGCGCAACCAACCAAATGCGTATTCGCCTTTGATATGAACGGTTGCACCCTTGATACCGGCAACTTCACCGGCGGACAGTTCCATGATGGTGGCATCGAAGCCGCGCTTGTCGGCCCAACGCAAATACATCCGCAGCAGGATATTGGCCCAGTCTTGCGCTTCGGTGCCACCGGAGCCAGCCTGGATGTCCAGGTACGCGTTGTTGGCATCCATCTCACCACTGAACATGCGGCGGAATTCGAGTTTTTCAAGGGCTTCGCGCAGGCGTTCAACTTCAGCGGCCACGTCATCGACGGCGCCCTGGTCTTCTTCCTCGGCGGCCATCAACAGCAGGTCTTTGGCATCGGCCAGGCCTGTGTGCATCTCATCGAGGGTTTCAACGATCTGCGCCAGCAGGGAGCGCTCGCGCCCCAGTTCCTGGGCGTATGCAGGGTTGTTCCAGACACTCGGATCTTCAAGCTCGCGATTGACTTCGGTCAGACGCTCATGCTTTTGATCGTAGTCAAAGATACCCCCGAATGGTTTCGGAGCGCTCTGACAGGTCCTTGATGCTGTTAAGGATCGGGTTGATTTCCATGGCTGGCGGCACTCTCAGGCGATTTTTACAAAGCCGGGGAGTATACCGTAAACCGAGCGTATCAGCAGCCCGCCTGGCGGGGTTATGTGGCCAGTGACAACAGGTCGCAAGCCTTCTTCGATGAGCGATACGTCGCACACGATTATGGGCACAGAATTACATCTGAAAGACGAGGCCATCTCAGCCGTACGACAAGTTTGAATACTACATAGGAATAATTACCCAATTTGAGAGAAAAGTACTACACGCCAAATAATTGCACTTAAAAACCTGCACCGCTATACCTACAACACACTTACAACACCTGATTCCCTGATACCCACACGCCATATCCGAACAACCAATAATTAAATGGCAGCCCCATGTCGAACTTAGCGAACGGTCACTCATTCGGTATAGCGACCCCCCACTTCAAGTCCTCGATGATGGCCATGCAGGCCTATCTAACATCAGGGGCGACCCCGCATGCCTTATTAAGTGCAGCCGTGTCACTGACGTATAACCTCCCGCACTTATGCGGCCTGGGAGGCGACGCAATTATCATGCAATCAACCCCCCATAATCTGGCCATCTTCAACGGAACGGGCAGAACAGGTTTTCACCAGCATCACGACAACTACTTGCATAAAGGCCTTGTATCAATTCCTCGCAGAGGGATTTACAGCACCATGATCTATGGCTGCCCTTCAGCTTATGATCGTTATACACGCCTACATGACATCGACTTGAACGGCGTATTTAAACACCTGCACGACAATGACTTGAAACATGGCGTGGTGGCGTCCAGCAGTTTGATTCAGGCGTTTGATAACAGCACTAAAGACTCACTCAGACAGACACGGTTTTCACAATGGAACAAATACTTTATTCAACAGCAAGATCCAGCGCCCTTCTACCGTCAAACCCTGGCCACTTTGGCGCGTGAAGGTTTTGCATCCATGTACAGGGGGCAGTTGGCGGCGCAGGTATTTGACGCGCTGTCGACCTGCGACCCGCATTTGTATACACCTGAAGATTTTTCCGACTTTACCCCTAACCCCTCAGAAGTAAAAAAAACCACCTTCATGCACGCCAATGTCACGGCGCATGGCAGTAACAGCCCATGGAAAGAGCTGTTCCTGCTCTTGAAAGTCTACCAGTGGAGTGCCGAAGACACGGCCTTGCTCACACCGGCACAGCTCTGTACGGCAGCCGGGCTGATCGACAGCTGGGTGGCATCGCCGCTTTCTTCAGAGACGCACAGCGATGACAGCCTGAGCCAACAGGCCGCCCTGATCTATCAACAGCTCAAATTCGACAACCCCGAACCTGTGCCTCAATTGTCCAAACCCTCCCACACCATCTTTATGGCATGTGCCGAGGCCGACGGGACCCTGACCGGCATAACCAACTCGATCTTTACCCCCCTGGGGTCACTGTTCGAGATCGATGACACAGGCATTATCCTGAGCAACCGGGCATTCTCATTCAATGGCCCCCATCTGGGTTCGACCTTCAAAGGCAACACAGCCGCCAAACACACCACCAACTGCGTGCGCGTCACCACCGATCACCTGGAATTTATCATTGGTACATCCGGGGGGCCTGTGCAGTCCCAGACACTGGCGTACGTCATCTACAAAATTATCGCTGAGCAATGCCCGGTTCAAACCGCGCTGTCGAGCCCGCGCTTTGCCAATCTGGGCCGGCACCCGAAGACAAACGGCATTACCTATTTAAGCGAATCCGCACAAACGAACCCGATATTTACCTGTACTCACGGGCTATCCGATAAATTCGGGGTGGTACAGCTGGCTGGCATCAACACCCTGACCGGTCAGGTGTTCGCCGCTGCAGACCCTCGTGGCAGCGGTGTGGCGCTGGCGGTATGAAGGCTCACAGTTGCGGTTCAGGCCATGCAGCCATACTGACTGTCGCCAGTGCTTTCTTTCTGGAAGTACTGGATGCAACCATCATGCTGATGGCCATCATCCCCATGGCCAACGACCTGGGCGCCAGCATCAGCGGCGTGACACTGTCACTGGCCACCTATCTACTGGCCCTGGTCTTGTTCCTGCCCCTGAGCGGGCATTTGTTCAACCGTTTCGCGCTTGCCCAACAATTCCTGTGCGGCCTGGCGATTTTTTGCCTCGCCTCCCTGGCCTGCGCCATCAGCCAGAATATTTACCTGCTGTGCATCGCCCGCCTTGTCCAGGGCTTTGGCAGTGCGTTGGTGGTACCTGCCGGACGAGCCTTGATCCTGGCCAACACCCCGAAGATTGCCATTCCCAAAACCATGGCCTGGCTGATTGCGCCTGCGCTCGTCGCCCCGATGGTTGCCCCCTATATGGCCAACCTGCTGTTAAACATCGGCAACTGGCGACTGATTTTTGCCTCTATCGGACTCTTTGCCGCAGGATTGATTATTGCCTGCCGCATCACCCTGTACTCACTGCCTGCCCCTGAAACCCCGCGTTTACAGCTTGATAAACATGCCTACGCACTATGGGCACTGTCCTCATCGGCCTTGTTCATGATGTTTATGGCGGCTTCAAATAACTGGCTCTTCTGCAGCGTTCTGGCCGCAGGTGCAATGCTCTATGGCAGCAAACGACTTTGCACAAGGCTGCACCAGCACGCGAAGGCGCAATTGTTTGATCTGTCCTTGCTCAATGATCCAGCGTTCAAGTTCAACATTCTCTCCGGCAGTTTGTTCCGTATCAGCATTTATGCATTTCCAACGCTGCTGATTATTCACCTCATGAAAAATTCGAATTATTCGCCCGTTTCGATTGGCCACTGCCTGCTGTTTATCTTCGCCGGCAACCTTGTTTCAAAACCCGTGGCAGCCCGGCTATTAACAGGCTGCCGCTGCCTGAAACGCTATTTTATCTATTCGGCACTGACGACATCCGTCACGTTGGGCCTGTTTCTTTTCCCGCCACTGCTCAACCAACTACCGGCACTGTGGTTGATGTGTTTTCTACACGGTTGCGCACGCTCATTTCAATTTCTCGGCTACTCATCCACCGCACTGCGCAATGTGCAACAGCACCGCATGCATCACGCCAATATCCTGATCAGTTCGGTGATGCAACACAACGCCCTGATCGGCCAGGCACTACCTGCCCTTCTGAGTGCTTTCTTTATTCCCGAACACCTGCCGTTCTTCACGATCGGCATGTCCACCGTGACGCTTGCATCACTTCTTACCGTGCTGGGCGCACTGCGCCTGCCCAACTCAAACAGGAGCCATATCGACCCCATGCACTTCAAGTCCGATTAACGGAAAACCTGGGTATGTCCCGTACTCATGTGGTGTTACGCAAGGAGCTGAAGATGAAAGCATTGACGTTGAAAACCACCGTTGAAATTCCGATAGAGGGCGTTCCTCAACTCACCCGATTTGTGTCCTTTGAAGGTGTCGATAAAGAACACTTCGCGCTATTGATTGGTGACTGTCAAACCACTCCCGTACTCACCCGGGTTCATTCCGAGTGCCTGACAGGCGATGTATTCGGCTCAAAGCGTTGCGATTGCGGCGCCCAGCTCAAAGAAGCCCTGTCGCAAATAGCCGCGCGAGGGGGTGGCGTATTGATCTATCTGCGTCAGGAAGGGCGCGGTATTGGCCTGTACTCCAAGTTCGATGCCTACCTGCTGCAAAACCAGGGCATTGATACCTTCACTGCCAACGAGATGCTCGGGTACGCCGATGACTTGAGAGAGTTTGAAAGTGCGGGGGCCATGCTCAAGGCCCTGCATATTCATCACATCGACCTGATTACCAACAACCCGGCAAAAATCCTGGCCCTGGAAAATTGCGATATCACCATCAATACCACCCTGCCCTCCGGGGTTTTCCTGACCGTCGAAAACGAGGACTACCTGCGCAGCAAAATCAATAAAAAACACCATACGATCAACTTGAAAAACAAAAAATGGTGATCGCAATGAGCACTTACATTCTGAATTTTTCACCTACAGGCATGCTACCGACAAAGCAGATGAACCCCCACACACCCATCAGCACCTCAGAAATTATCGACGATGTATTGATGGCCGCCGAACTGGGTGCGTCCATTGCTCACCTGCACGCCAGGGATCAAAAAACCGGCGAACCGACCTGCGACCTCAACACATTTGCCACTCTCTTCGAAGGCATCAGAAAATATAATAAACAACTGATTTTATGCGCCTCACTCAGTGGTCGAAACATTTCCGATCCAACTCTCAGAGCGCTGCCCCTGTCATTGGACGGTGACGCAAAACCCGATATGGGTTCATTGACCTTGTCGTCCATGAACTTTTCCACGCAGCCCAGCATTAATGCCCCGGCGACAATCAACTACCTCGCCGAACAAATGGCGCTAAAAGGCATCTCGCCCGAGGTTGAGATATTTGATAGCGGCATGTCGAACTACCTGCATTGCCTGATCAAAAAATCGTTAATGCCGCCCACTGTCTACGCCAATATTTTGCTGGGCAATATTTTTGGCGCACAGCCCAGTTTTGCGCACATGGCAGCCATTACCAGCTCACTGCCGGGCAATGTCGTCAGTTCTTTCGCCGGGCTGGGCAGCTATCAACTGCGCAGCAATACCCTGGCTCTCGCCTCTGGTCACGGCATCCGCATCGGCCTTGAAGACAATATCTGGCTCGACCATAAACGCACCACCCTGGCGAGTAATCGCAGCCTGCTCGAGCGCATCACCGCCATTGCCAACCTGCAGGAGTTGACACCCGCCACCCCCAGGCAGGTCAGGGAACAACTAGGACTGCAACCTGGACAAGGTCGCTATGGCTTGCCCCCTATCGTTGACTGATACGAGGAAACAGAAAATGGAGAATGTCTGGTTTACTCCCGAAAATTATCAACGCACCTCCAAAAACCTGCAGAGACGCTGTTTGAAACTATTGCTGTCGTTCGCGCCCCCCCAAGGCACATTGCTGGATGTCGGGTGCGGAACCGGTAATACCCTGCTCTTCACGGACAAAGAAAAGATTGAGCAGTACGTGGGCATTGATATTTCCGCTGACATGATTGCGTACGCCAACCGCGCTCATGCAGCACCCAATATCAGATTTATGGTCAGCGACTTCCTGGACTGTCCCCTCGAACACTGGCCAGCGTTTGACGCAGCCGTCTGTGCCGCCTGCCTGCATTGGTTTATTCCCAACGAACAAACTGTTATCGATAAATTATTCAGGGCTTTGAAACCGGGCGGTTACTTATATTTATCCTGTGCGTTCGACTTCGATTATGTACAAGGTGAGCGATCGATCCAGGAGCGGGTGCTGACCGCTATCCGCCAGCAATACCCCTGTATTGCCGAGCCCGTGGTATTCGATGATTTCAGGTTCAACAGGCACTCCCTTGTCACGGCACTTCACGGTTTCGAGATCATTCGCTCGCACCGTATCGAGGAACCCGTGCACTTCAAGACGTTTGAAGATTTCAGGGATTGGCACCTGGGTAGCGGCTCCGTGGTCTATGGCCAGTTCGAAGAAAGCGTCCGCGACCTGGCAATCGCCGCTTACTATCAAAAACTCTATGAGCACTATTGCGCCGCAGAATACAAAACCGCGTATTCCACTGGCTTGATGCTGCTTAAAAGGAGGGCTGCCTGATGTATACCGGAATTGTTCAAGGCACTGCCCGGGTGCTGTCGGTGCACACGCAGGCTGGGCA
Proteins encoded in this window:
- the ribA gene encoding GTP cyclohydrolase II RibA, yielding MSRTHVVLRKELKMKALTLKTTVEIPIEGVPQLTRFVSFEGVDKEHFALLIGDCQTTPVLTRVHSECLTGDVFGSKRCDCGAQLKEALSQIAARGGGVLIYLRQEGRGIGLYSKFDAYLLQNQGIDTFTANEMLGYADDLREFESAGAMLKALHIHHIDLITNNPAKILALENCDITINTTLPSGVFLTVENEDYLRSKINKKHHTINLKNKKW
- a CDS encoding 3-keto-5-aminohexanoate cleavage protein translates to MSTYILNFSPTGMLPTKQMNPHTPISTSEIIDDVLMAAELGASIAHLHARDQKTGEPTCDLNTFATLFEGIRKYNKQLILCASLSGRNISDPTLRALPLSLDGDAKPDMGSLTLSSMNFSTQPSINAPATINYLAEQMALKGISPEVEIFDSGMSNYLHCLIKKSLMPPTVYANILLGNIFGAQPSFAHMAAITSSLPGNVVSSFAGLGSYQLRSNTLALASGHGIRIGLEDNIWLDHKRTTLASNRSLLERITAIANLQELTPATPRQVREQLGLQPGQGRYGLPPIVD
- a CDS encoding bifunctional 2-polyprenyl-6-hydroxyphenol methylase/3-demethylubiquinol 3-O-methyltransferase UbiG; amino-acid sequence: MENVWFTPENYQRTSKNLQRRCLKLLLSFAPPQGTLLDVGCGTGNTLLFTDKEKIEQYVGIDISADMIAYANRAHAAPNIRFMVSDFLDCPLEHWPAFDAAVCAACLHWFIPNEQTVIDKLFRALKPGGYLYLSCAFDFDYVQGERSIQERVLTAIRQQYPCIAEPVVFDDFRFNRHSLVTALHGFEIIRSHRIEEPVHFKTFEDFRDWHLGSGSVVYGQFEESVRDLAIAAYYQKLYEHYCAAEYKTAYSTGLMLLKRRAA